The Leclercia sp. S52 genome has a segment encoding these proteins:
- the yejM gene encoding LPS biosynthesis-modulating metalloenzyme YejM, with protein sequence MVTNRQRYREKVSQMVSWGHWFALFNILLAMVLGSRYLFVADWPTTLAGRIYSWMSVIGHFSFLVFSTYLLILFPLTFVVMSQRLMRFVSAILATVGMTLLLIDSEVFTRFHLHLNPVVWELVINPDQNETARDWQLMFISVPIILLIEMLFATWSWQKLRSLTRRRRYAKPVAALFFVAFIGSHFMYIWADANFYRPITMQRANLPLSYPMTARRFLEKHGLLDAQEYQRRLIEQGNPEAVSVQYPLSDLRYRDMGQGQNVLLITVDGLNYSRFEKQMPALAEFADKNINFTQHMSSGNATDTGLFGLFYGISPGYMDGVLSSRIPAALITGLNQQGYQLGLFSSDGFSSPLYRQALLSDFSLPATQSQSDAQTAGQWISWLNRYAQDDNRWFSWIALNGTTLDDSNQKTFARRYAKAAGDVDAQIARVLNALRESGKLENTVVVITAGHGVPLDNESKDVDWSRPRLHVPLVIHWPGTPSQRINMLTDHKDVMTTLMQRLLHVSTPANEYSQGQDLFSATRRHNWVTAASNNTLAVTTPTLTLVLNSNGSYKTYNPQGEKLNDQTPQLSLLLQVLTDEKRFIAN encoded by the coding sequence ATGGTGACGAATCGTCAGCGCTACCGTGAAAAAGTCTCCCAGATGGTTAGCTGGGGGCACTGGTTTGCCCTGTTCAACATTCTGTTGGCGATGGTGCTTGGCAGTCGTTATCTGTTTGTCGCCGACTGGCCGACAACGCTTGCCGGGCGTATCTACTCCTGGATGAGCGTCATTGGCCATTTCAGCTTTCTGGTGTTCTCGACCTATCTCCTGATCCTGTTCCCGCTGACGTTTGTCGTCATGTCCCAGCGGCTGATGCGGTTTGTCTCCGCTATCCTCGCTACCGTCGGCATGACGCTTCTGCTCATCGACAGCGAAGTCTTTACCCGTTTCCACCTGCATCTTAATCCTGTCGTCTGGGAACTGGTGATTAACCCCGACCAGAACGAAACGGCACGTGACTGGCAGCTGATGTTTATCAGCGTGCCGATTATCCTGCTGATTGAGATGCTGTTTGCCACCTGGAGCTGGCAAAAGCTGCGCAGCCTGACGCGCCGTCGTCGCTACGCTAAACCGGTCGCGGCCCTGTTTTTTGTGGCCTTTATCGGCTCGCACTTCATGTATATCTGGGCTGACGCCAACTTCTATCGGCCGATCACCATGCAGCGCGCGAACCTGCCACTCTCCTATCCAATGACCGCCCGTCGTTTCCTCGAGAAACACGGCCTGCTGGATGCGCAGGAGTATCAGCGTCGCCTGATCGAACAAGGTAATCCTGAAGCGGTATCGGTGCAGTATCCGCTCAGCGATCTGCGCTACCGTGACATGGGCCAGGGGCAGAACGTCCTGCTGATCACCGTGGACGGGCTGAACTACTCCCGCTTTGAGAAGCAGATGCCGGCTCTGGCGGAGTTTGCCGATAAGAACATCAACTTTACCCAACATATGAGTTCCGGTAACGCCACCGATACCGGGCTCTTCGGTCTGTTCTACGGCATTTCGCCGGGCTATATGGACGGCGTACTGTCGTCGCGTATCCCTGCAGCGCTGATCACCGGCCTGAACCAGCAGGGTTACCAGCTGGGACTGTTCTCGTCTGATGGCTTCAGCAGTCCGCTGTATCGCCAGGCCTTGTTGTCCGACTTCTCGCTGCCGGCCACCCAGAGCCAGTCCGACGCACAGACCGCCGGACAGTGGATCAGCTGGCTGAACCGCTATGCGCAGGACGATAACCGCTGGTTCTCGTGGATTGCCCTCAACGGCACCACGCTGGATGACAGTAACCAGAAAACCTTTGCCCGCCGCTACGCTAAGGCGGCAGGTGATGTGGATGCGCAGATCGCCCGGGTGCTGAATGCCCTGCGTGAATCCGGCAAGCTGGAGAACACGGTAGTGGTGATCACCGCCGGTCACGGCGTACCGCTGGACAACGAGAGCAAGGATGTTGACTGGTCGCGCCCTCGCCTGCACGTTCCGCTGGTGATCCACTGGCCGGGCACGCCATCGCAGCGCATCAACATGCTGACCGATCATAAAGATGTAATGACCACCCTGATGCAGCGTCTGCTTCACGTCAGCACGCCAGCGAATGAGTATTCCCAGGGTCAGGATCTGTTCAGCGCCACACGTCGTCATAACTGGGTGACCGCCGCCAGCAATAATACGCTGGCCGTCACGACCCCAACCCTGACGCTGGTCCTGAACAGCAACGGCAGCTACAAAACCTATAATCCGCAGGGCGAGAAGCTCAACGACCAGACGCCACAGCTCAGCCTGCTGTTGCAGGTGTTGACGGATGAAAAACGGTTCATTGCTAACTGA
- a CDS encoding MFS transporter, with translation MASRFSTLSRIPKGVWVVGGVSMLMDISSEIIHSLLPLFMVTTLGASVIFIGLIEGLAEATALIIKVFSGAISDYLGKRKGLALLGYGLGAASKPLFALASSSGMILGARLIDRVGKGIRGAPRDALVADVTPPELRGAAYGLRQSMDTIGAFLGPLLAVGMMLLWNDDFRTIFWIAVIPGVLAVALLFFGLHEPASPVTHKRTNPIKKENLKRLGASCWWVIGLGAVFTLARFSEAFLVLRAQQSGIPLALIPLVMVAMNLLYAFSAYPFGKLSDAMSHTRLLQWGLAVLIAADIVLALTTHWAGIILGVALWGIHMGMTQGLLTAMIAKTAPADLRGTAFGLFSMVSGVALLIASLGAGIIWETWGAEYTFYAGAAICLVTLAYLLKRPAAL, from the coding sequence ATGGCCTCCCGGTTTTCCACGCTGAGCCGGATCCCAAAAGGGGTCTGGGTGGTTGGCGGCGTCAGCATGTTGATGGATATCTCCTCGGAGATCATTCATAGCTTATTACCGCTGTTTATGGTGACCACGCTGGGTGCCAGCGTCATCTTTATTGGCCTGATTGAAGGGCTGGCGGAAGCCACGGCGCTGATTATCAAGGTCTTCTCTGGCGCCATCAGCGACTATCTGGGCAAACGCAAAGGGCTGGCGCTGCTGGGCTACGGGCTGGGTGCCGCCAGCAAGCCGCTGTTTGCCCTCGCCTCGTCGTCGGGGATGATCCTCGGGGCACGCTTAATTGACCGGGTAGGGAAGGGGATCCGCGGCGCACCCCGTGACGCACTGGTGGCCGACGTTACGCCGCCTGAACTGCGCGGGGCGGCATACGGGCTGCGGCAGTCGATGGATACCATCGGCGCGTTTCTTGGCCCGCTGCTGGCGGTCGGCATGATGCTGCTGTGGAACGACGATTTCCGCACCATCTTCTGGATCGCCGTCATCCCCGGCGTACTTGCCGTCGCGCTGCTCTTTTTTGGCCTGCATGAACCCGCCTCTCCCGTCACCCATAAACGCACCAATCCGATTAAAAAAGAGAACCTCAAACGTCTCGGTGCCAGCTGCTGGTGGGTGATTGGCCTGGGGGCGGTCTTTACCCTGGCCCGCTTCAGTGAAGCCTTTCTGGTGCTGCGGGCCCAGCAGTCCGGTATACCGCTGGCGCTGATCCCGCTGGTGATGGTCGCCATGAACCTGCTCTACGCCTTTTCCGCCTATCCGTTCGGCAAACTCTCTGATGCCATGAGCCATACCCGCCTGCTGCAGTGGGGGCTGGCGGTATTGATCGCGGCGGATATCGTGCTGGCCCTGACGACCCACTGGGCGGGGATCATCCTCGGCGTGGCGCTGTGGGGCATTCATATGGGGATGACCCAGGGGCTGCTGACCGCGATGATTGCGAAAACGGCACCCGCCGACCTGCGCGGTACCGCCTTTGGTCTGTTCAGTATGGTGAGCGGCGTGGCGCTGCTGATCGCCAGCCTGGGGGCGGGCATTATCTGGGAGACGTGGGGCGCGGAGTATACCTTCTATGCCGGGGCGGCGATCTGCCTCGTAACGCTGGCTTACCTGTTGAAGCGACCGGCGGCGTTGTAA
- a CDS encoding DUF2534 family protein, with the protein MVRQKLNTPAGKKFLLALLTVFLIAVIGVGRVTIVGVVEQYNIPLTEWTTSMFVLQSAMVLVYSTVFTVLLAIPLGIFFLGDSDKH; encoded by the coding sequence ATGGTACGCCAAAAACTTAACACCCCGGCGGGGAAAAAATTTCTGCTGGCACTGCTGACGGTGTTTCTGATCGCGGTGATTGGGGTGGGGCGTGTGACGATCGTCGGCGTGGTCGAACAGTACAACATTCCGCTGACGGAGTGGACCACCAGCATGTTCGTTCTGCAATCCGCGATGGTGTTGGTCTACAGCACGGTCTTTACCGTTCTGCTGGCCATTCCGCTGGGGATCTTTTTCCTCGGGGACAGCGATAAGCACTGA
- the eco gene encoding serine protease inhibitor ecotin, translated as MTVKNAPKSIVALLALACASAYAAPAAQPLEKTAPYPQAEHGMKRQVIDLPAQKDEANYKVELLIGQTLEVDCNVHRLGGQLTSKTLEGWGYDYYVFDKVTSPVSTMMACPEGKKTAKFVTASLGEHSLLRYNSKLPIVVYTPDNIEVKYRVWQADEKIENAVAR; from the coding sequence ATGACTGTGAAAAACGCACCTAAAAGCATCGTCGCCCTGCTGGCGTTGGCCTGCGCCAGCGCTTATGCCGCCCCTGCCGCTCAACCGCTTGAGAAAACGGCCCCGTATCCGCAGGCGGAGCACGGGATGAAGCGCCAGGTTATCGACCTGCCGGCGCAGAAAGATGAAGCGAATTATAAAGTTGAGCTGCTGATCGGCCAGACGCTGGAAGTGGACTGCAACGTGCACCGCCTCGGCGGACAGTTAACCAGCAAGACGCTGGAAGGCTGGGGCTATGACTATTACGTCTTTGATAAGGTCACCTCGCCGGTCTCCACCATGATGGCCTGCCCGGAAGGCAAAAAGACCGCCAAATTTGTCACCGCCAGTCTGGGTGAGCACAGTCTGCTGCGCTACAACAGCAAGCTGCCGATTGTGGTCTATACGCCGGACAACATTGAGGTGAAATACCGCGTCTGGCAGGCAGACGAGAAAATCGAAAACGCCGTCGCGCGTTAA
- the mqo gene encoding malate dehydrogenase (quinone) yields the protein MKKMTALLLAAAASLSAAPMAAKAQASQDQETDVLLIGGGIMSATLGTYLQELQPDWSMTMVERLDGVAQESSNGWNNAGTGHSALMELNYTPQKKDGSISIEKAVEINEAFQISRQFWSHQVNSGVMHDPHSFINTVPHMSFVWGDDNVNFLRGRYAALQQSSLFRGMKYSEDHAQIKAWAPLVMEGRDPNQKVAATRTEIGTDVNYGEITRQLVGSLQKKENFTLSLNSEVRGFKRNADNSWSVTVADLKHNEEEHVIKAKFVFIGAGGAALKLLQETGIPEADNYAGFPVGGQFLVSENPEVVNRHLAKVYGQASVGAPPMSVPHIDTRILDGKRVVLFGPFATFSTKFLKNGSLWDLLSATTTSNVGPMMNVGLDNFDLVKYLISQVLLSDDDRFEALKEYYPEAKKADWRLWQAGQRVQIIKRDEDKGGVLRLGTEVVSDKEGTVAALLGASPGASTAAPIMLHLMEKVFKDKVASPEWQAKLKTIIPSYGTALNGNVDATEQELEYTSRVLQLKYEKPQAPDAAPQAQPQATSQPESKPVADIAL from the coding sequence ATGAAAAAAATGACTGCCCTGTTGCTGGCTGCGGCGGCAAGCCTTAGTGCTGCCCCGATGGCGGCGAAGGCTCAGGCATCGCAGGATCAGGAAACGGACGTTCTGTTAATTGGCGGCGGGATCATGAGCGCCACGCTCGGAACCTATCTGCAGGAGCTTCAGCCGGACTGGTCTATGACCATGGTGGAACGCCTTGACGGCGTGGCGCAGGAGAGCTCCAACGGCTGGAACAACGCCGGGACCGGCCACTCGGCCTTAATGGAGCTGAACTACACCCCGCAGAAGAAAGACGGCTCTATCAGCATTGAGAAAGCCGTGGAGATCAACGAAGCGTTCCAGATCTCCCGTCAGTTCTGGTCTCACCAGGTGAACAGCGGCGTGATGCACGATCCGCACAGCTTTATTAACACCGTGCCGCACATGAGCTTCGTCTGGGGCGACGACAACGTTAACTTCCTGCGCGGTCGTTATGCTGCCCTGCAGCAAAGCTCGCTGTTCCGCGGTATGAAGTACTCCGAAGATCACGCTCAGATCAAAGCGTGGGCGCCGCTGGTGATGGAAGGGCGTGACCCGAACCAGAAAGTGGCCGCAACCCGTACTGAAATTGGTACCGACGTTAACTACGGCGAAATTACCCGTCAGCTGGTGGGCTCTCTGCAGAAAAAAGAGAACTTCACGCTGTCGCTGAACAGCGAAGTGCGCGGCTTTAAGCGTAACGCGGACAACTCCTGGAGCGTGACCGTTGCCGATCTGAAGCACAATGAAGAAGAGCACGTCATCAAGGCGAAGTTCGTCTTTATTGGTGCGGGCGGCGCGGCGCTGAAGCTGCTGCAGGAGACCGGTATCCCGGAAGCGGATAACTATGCGGGCTTCCCGGTTGGCGGCCAGTTCCTGGTGTCGGAAAACCCGGAAGTGGTAAACCGTCATCTGGCGAAGGTGTATGGCCAGGCGTCCGTGGGCGCACCGCCGATGTCGGTGCCGCACATCGACACCCGTATCCTCGACGGCAAGCGCGTGGTGCTGTTCGGGCCGTTCGCAACTTTCTCAACCAAGTTCCTGAAGAACGGTTCGCTGTGGGATCTGCTGAGCGCCACCACCACCTCGAACGTAGGACCAATGATGAACGTTGGTCTTGATAACTTCGACCTGGTGAAATACCTGATTAGCCAGGTGCTGCTCTCCGATGACGATCGCTTTGAGGCGCTGAAAGAGTACTATCCGGAAGCGAAGAAAGCGGACTGGCGTCTGTGGCAGGCGGGTCAGCGCGTGCAGATCATCAAGCGTGATGAAGACAAAGGCGGCGTGCTGCGTCTGGGCACCGAAGTGGTCAGCGATAAAGAGGGCACCGTGGCTGCACTGCTGGGGGCATCCCCTGGCGCATCCACTGCGGCACCGATCATGCTGCACCTGATGGAAAAAGTGTTCAAAGATAAAGTCGCCAGCCCGGAATGGCAGGCGAAGCTGAAGACCATCATCCCGTCCTACGGTACGGCGCTGAACGGCAACGTTGACGCCACCGAGCAGGAGCTGGAGTACACCAGCCGCGTGCTGCAGCTGAAGTATGAAAAGCCGCAGGCACCGGATGCCGCGCCTCAGGCGCAGCCGCAGGCGACATCCCAGCCGGAAAGCAAACCGGTCGCGGATATCGCGCTCTGA
- the alkB gene encoding DNA oxidative demethylase AlkB: MLDLFADAEPWQEPLAPGAVILRRFALARAAALMQGIEQVASASPFRQMVTPGGYTMSVAMTNCGGLGWTTNQRGYLYSPVDPLTSAHWPPMPDAFAALCHDAACEAGYPDFQPDACLINRYAVGAKLSLHQDKDEADLRAPIVSVSLGLPAVFQFGGLRRNDPLQRLLLEHGDVVVWGGPSRLFYHGIQPLKPGEHPLAGEYRYNLTFRQAANNE; encoded by the coding sequence ATGCTCGATTTGTTTGCGGACGCTGAGCCCTGGCAGGAGCCGCTGGCACCGGGGGCGGTGATCCTGCGCCGCTTTGCGCTGGCGCGGGCCGCCGCCTTAATGCAGGGCATCGAACAGGTCGCCAGCGCCTCGCCGTTCCGCCAGATGGTCACCCCCGGGGGCTATACCATGTCGGTGGCGATGACCAACTGCGGCGGCCTTGGCTGGACCACCAATCAGCGCGGCTATCTCTATTCCCCGGTCGATCCCCTTACCAGCGCGCACTGGCCGCCGATGCCGGACGCTTTCGCTGCCCTGTGCCACGATGCCGCCTGCGAGGCCGGTTATCCCGATTTTCAGCCGGATGCCTGTCTGATCAACCGTTACGCCGTCGGGGCTAAACTGTCCCTGCATCAGGATAAGGATGAGGCAGACCTGCGGGCGCCCATTGTCTCAGTATCGCTCGGCCTGCCCGCCGTGTTCCAGTTCGGTGGATTACGGCGCAACGATCCGCTGCAACGCCTGCTGCTGGAGCACGGCGACGTAGTGGTGTGGGGCGGGCCATCCCGGCTGTTTTATCATGGTATTCAGCCGCTTAAGCCTGGAGAGCACCCCCTGGCCGGGGAGTATCGCTACAATCTGACCTTCCGCCAGGCGGCGAACAACGAATAA